A genomic region of Roseateles amylovorans contains the following coding sequences:
- a CDS encoding fimbrial biogenesis chaperone: protein MAPKPSRLLEKPTGPRLPLLHRVVAALLAVVAWGVGTPARAADVSIMPVNVRLDRLNDRATVQVQNNGTESVTMQAEGIAWTRQNGQDVDAPTNELLVNPPIFTLQPGQVQVLRVGLRRRPDLENEATYRMVLREVPVPRANDGTRVTGAVRVLVALRVPVYVAPNTVRRAEAWQVQRAANGETVATVTNSGNVHLKVAELRLAGNGGDTKVLAVQGAQSVIFPGEQRTFRLQTPASPPSSLQVLTDQGLQHVALGNSEK from the coding sequence ATGGCCCCCAAGCCGTCCCGGTTGCTGGAGAAGCCGACCGGTCCCCGTCTGCCCCTGCTTCATCGGGTCGTCGCGGCGTTGCTGGCGGTTGTGGCCTGGGGTGTCGGCACGCCGGCCCGTGCGGCCGATGTGAGCATCATGCCGGTCAATGTGCGGCTGGATCGGCTGAACGACCGGGCCACGGTGCAGGTGCAGAACAACGGCACCGAGTCGGTGACCATGCAGGCCGAGGGCATCGCCTGGACGCGGCAGAACGGTCAGGACGTGGACGCACCGACCAACGAGCTGCTGGTGAATCCGCCGATCTTCACCCTGCAGCCCGGCCAGGTGCAGGTGCTGCGGGTGGGCCTGAGGCGACGGCCCGACCTCGAGAACGAGGCCACCTACCGCATGGTGCTGCGCGAGGTGCCGGTGCCGCGCGCCAATGACGGCACGCGGGTCACCGGCGCGGTGCGGGTGCTGGTGGCGCTGCGGGTGCCGGTCTATGTGGCGCCCAACACCGTGCGGCGCGCCGAAGCCTGGCAGGTGCAGCGCGCGGCCAACGGCGAGACGGTGGCCACTGTCACCAACAGCGGCAATGTGCACCTCAAGGTGGCGGAACTGCGCCTGGCCGGCAATGGCGGTGACACCAAGGTCCTGGCGGTGCAGGGCGCCCAGAGCGTGATCTTCCCCGGCGAGCAACGCACCTTCCGGCTGCAGACGCCGGCCAGTCCGCCCAGCAGTCTTCAGGTCCTGACCGACCAAGGGCTGCAGCATGTGGCGCTGGGCAACTCGGAGAAGTGA
- a CDS encoding Csu type fimbrial protein: protein MARAAALLLTTGVVVVMVMVVAAPSASAGTASNTMNASTTVVSACSVNGNTLNFGSTINPVGGGAVASSTSLTVQCTAATPYSVALNAGTNTGGGSNFAGRVLKNGAYTIGYQLYLNAGLTTLWGDGTAGSSVYSGTGTGGVQTLTIYGNLPSLTGAVPGLYTDTVTVTVSY from the coding sequence ATGGCCCGGGCCGCCGCGCTGCTGCTGACCACGGGCGTGGTCGTGGTCATGGTCATGGTTGTGGCGGCGCCGTCGGCGAGCGCCGGCACGGCCAGCAACACGATGAACGCCAGCACCACGGTGGTCAGCGCGTGTTCGGTCAATGGCAACACGCTGAACTTCGGCAGCACGATCAATCCGGTGGGTGGCGGGGCGGTGGCGTCCAGCACCAGCCTGACGGTGCAGTGCACCGCCGCCACCCCGTACAGCGTCGCGCTGAATGCCGGCACCAACACCGGCGGCGGATCCAATTTCGCCGGGCGGGTGCTGAAGAACGGCGCCTACACGATCGGCTATCAGCTCTATCTCAATGCCGGCCTCACCACGTTGTGGGGTGACGGCACCGCCGGCAGCTCGGTCTACAGCGGCACCGGCACCGGCGGTGTCCAGACCTTGACGATCTACGGCAACCTGCCCAGCCTGACCGGCGCGGTGCCAGGCCTCTACACCGACACGGTGACGGTCACGGTGAGTTATTGA
- a CDS encoding response regulator → MDIFLVEDSVAIRRLLARRLETLPGTRVVGEADSAPQAVALVDWLQPQTVLLDITLAVGSGLDVLRQLRARGFSGRILMLSHHDLDAYRDLCMQAGADGYYNKGSGLESLFADLDELLQSERASGRQTRVSSLLRDPTTGLLGQVALLERLDQVLRMTMAEPQLLAVSVVVLRGLESLVQSNGLAATAPLLVDIGRRLGQSTGAADLLARHADEQFALVVSRVTSAAQADEVAGCLHEALDAPFLLGDQSLHLHFDTGMALYPRDAISARGLLTLAESRAHGTRLPAQGSAVVH, encoded by the coding sequence ATGGACATCTTCCTCGTTGAGGACTCGGTGGCGATCCGCCGCCTGCTGGCCCGCCGGCTCGAAACCCTGCCCGGCACCCGCGTCGTCGGCGAAGCGGATTCGGCGCCTCAGGCGGTGGCGCTGGTGGACTGGCTGCAGCCCCAGACCGTGCTGCTGGACATCACGCTGGCCGTCGGCTCCGGCCTGGACGTGCTGCGGCAGCTCAGGGCGCGCGGCTTCAGCGGCCGCATCCTGATGCTCAGTCACCACGATCTCGACGCCTATCGCGACCTCTGCATGCAGGCGGGCGCCGATGGCTACTACAACAAGGGCAGCGGGCTGGAGAGCCTGTTCGCCGACCTCGACGAACTGCTGCAGAGCGAGCGCGCCAGCGGTCGCCAGACCCGGGTGTCGTCGCTGCTGCGCGATCCGACGACCGGGCTGCTCGGTCAGGTCGCGCTGCTGGAGCGGCTGGATCAGGTGCTGCGCATGACGATGGCCGAGCCGCAACTGCTGGCGGTGAGCGTGGTGGTGCTGCGCGGACTCGAATCGCTGGTGCAGTCCAACGGCCTGGCGGCCACCGCGCCGCTGTTGGTCGACATCGGCCGACGCCTGGGTCAGAGCACCGGCGCGGCGGATCTGCTCGCACGCCATGCGGACGAGCAGTTCGCGCTGGTGGTCAGCCGGGTGACGTCGGCCGCCCAGGCGGACGAGGTGGCCGGGTGCCTGCATGAGGCGCTGGATGCGCCGTTCCTGCTGGGGGATCAGTCGCTGCATCTGCATTTCGACACCGGCATGGCGCTCTATCCGCGCGATGCCATCTCCGCCCGCGGCCTGCTCACGCTGGCCGAATCACGGGCGCATGGCACCCGCCTGCCCGCGCAGGGCAGTGCGGTGGTGCACTGA
- a CDS encoding response regulator, whose protein sequence is MRFLIVDDHPIMRLGVKQLIQNQWPQAQIDEASTIAEALQLGQANKPDALVLDLSLPDASGTEGANRMLRALKGVPVLVLSLNAESAYAARLLQMGVSGYLPKDKASDELVLALQRLLQGGRYVTAAMADHLLGLLSGHTPQQLPHEQLSAQEHRVMLLIAAGKTPAEIAETMHLSAKTVGTYRARILEKTGWRNNTELTKYCVQHGLTDVD, encoded by the coding sequence ATGAGGTTTCTGATCGTTGATGACCATCCGATCATGCGACTGGGCGTGAAGCAACTGATCCAGAACCAGTGGCCCCAAGCGCAGATCGATGAAGCCTCCACCATCGCGGAGGCCCTTCAACTCGGCCAGGCCAACAAGCCGGACGCCCTGGTGCTGGACCTGTCGCTGCCCGATGCCAGTGGCACCGAAGGCGCCAACCGCATGCTGCGCGCGCTCAAGGGCGTGCCGGTGCTGGTGCTGAGCCTCAATGCCGAATCTGCCTATGCCGCACGGCTGCTGCAGATGGGCGTGTCCGGCTATCTGCCCAAGGACAAGGCCAGCGACGAGCTGGTGCTGGCGTTGCAGCGACTGCTGCAGGGCGGTCGCTATGTCACCGCCGCCATGGCCGACCATCTGCTGGGCCTGCTCAGCGGCCACACCCCGCAGCAACTGCCGCATGAACAGCTCTCGGCCCAGGAGCATCGGGTGATGCTGCTGATCGCTGCCGGCAAGACGCCGGCGGAAATTGCGGAAACCATGCACCTGTCGGCGAAGACGGTGGGCACCTACCGGGCGCGCATCCTCGAGAAAACCGGCTGGCGCAACAACACCGAGCTCACCAAATACTGCGTGCAGCACGGGCTGACCGACGTGGATTAG
- a CDS encoding CHASE3 domain-containing protein: MRLLTFPVAAALLLAGCVAFVVTAYSEYRSLGELTRQENVRADALRTQVLIGRVYNLLVDLETGQRGFLMTGDVSFLDPYEHAVRELDSRYAELKRTLAATGDAQSQAFGRLDVFIADRRVQVEQNIESRWRLGEAALSNLQGWVAGKQLMDEIRGEMERLDSLQQKRITDIERAVAQQQERTRLLAQILPLVGGVMVAAAMAALWVERQRRDVAERALRESHAQLETAVQERTRELTGALDRIQSFAAELDRSVEAERRRLAREVHDQLGQLGTAGKMLVLSLGRKMAPAKEALLDEMLTIADEVIGAARRIASSLRPPLLDDFGFAAAVQHYVQGLERQSGLVVVVDLASDERLSSEQHNQLFRLLQEAATNVLRHAQAQHLTIESRLEEGEYRLRIEDDGIGPGPVRVDASGLRNMRERAVLAGGRMDFGPAPQGGTRIDVSVPLQPGDTDDTSTGLAHAGIEKEEGWDEVSDR, encoded by the coding sequence ATGCGCTTGCTGACCTTCCCGGTCGCAGCGGCATTGCTGCTGGCCGGATGCGTGGCCTTCGTGGTCACGGCTTACAGCGAGTACCGAAGCCTTGGCGAATTGACGCGCCAGGAGAATGTGCGCGCCGATGCCTTGCGCACGCAAGTGCTGATCGGGCGTGTCTACAACCTGCTGGTGGATCTGGAGACCGGTCAACGCGGCTTCCTGATGACCGGCGATGTCAGCTTTCTCGACCCCTACGAACATGCGGTGCGGGAGCTCGACAGCCGTTATGCAGAACTCAAGCGCACCCTGGCAGCGACCGGCGATGCGCAGTCCCAGGCCTTCGGACGGCTGGATGTGTTCATCGCCGATCGCCGGGTGCAGGTCGAGCAGAACATCGAAAGCCGCTGGCGGCTGGGCGAGGCGGCGCTGAGCAACCTGCAGGGATGGGTGGCCGGCAAACAGTTGATGGACGAGATCCGCGGCGAAATGGAGCGGCTGGATTCGCTTCAGCAAAAGCGCATCACCGACATCGAACGCGCCGTGGCGCAGCAGCAGGAACGCACCCGGTTGCTCGCCCAGATCCTGCCGCTGGTCGGCGGCGTGATGGTGGCCGCTGCCATGGCGGCCCTGTGGGTGGAGCGCCAGCGCCGCGATGTGGCCGAACGCGCCCTGCGCGAGAGCCACGCCCAGTTGGAAACGGCGGTGCAGGAGCGCACCCGGGAATTGACCGGCGCCCTGGACCGCATACAGAGCTTCGCCGCCGAGCTCGACCGCAGCGTCGAGGCCGAGCGTCGCCGCCTGGCTCGCGAGGTGCACGACCAGCTCGGTCAACTCGGCACGGCGGGCAAGATGCTGGTGCTGTCGCTGGGGCGCAAGATGGCACCGGCCAAGGAAGCGCTGCTCGATGAAATGCTCACCATTGCCGACGAGGTCATCGGCGCGGCGCGGCGGATCGCCTCCAGCCTGCGGCCGCCCCTGCTGGACGACTTCGGCTTTGCCGCGGCGGTGCAGCATTACGTGCAGGGACTGGAGCGGCAGAGCGGCCTGGTCGTCGTCGTCGACCTGGCGTCGGACGAGCGACTGAGCAGCGAGCAGCACAATCAGCTGTTCCGACTGCTGCAGGAGGCGGCGACCAATGTGCTCAGGCATGCGCAGGCGCAGCACCTGACCATCGAATCGCGCCTGGAAGAGGGCGAGTACCGGCTGCGCATCGAGGACGACGGCATCGGCCCCGGCCCGGTGCGGGTCGATGCCTCGGGGCTGCGTAACATGCGGGAGCGCGCGGTGCTGGCCGGCGGGCGGATGGACTTCGGTCCCGCGCCGCAAGGGGGCACGCGGATTGACGTCTCGGTGCCGCTGCAGCCGGGCGACACCGATGACACATCCACGGGGCTGGCGCATGCCGGCATCGAAAAAGAGGAGGGCTGGGATGAGGTTTCTGATCGTTGA
- a CDS encoding alpha/beta hydrolase family protein: protein MLFAAVLAGCAGQRSPSLEPDLPAVPGIQAADDGTHQWQDFDWRDPQRGRAVPVRLYWPQGAAPAAGWPVIVFSHGMGGTRRGYSYLGRYWASQGFVALHVQHVGSDRRLWEGGFSWTNSLNLVLRLQQAAQPQEAIDRTQDMRFALDQLLKGPLAGQLDPQRIVAAGHSYGANTSLLLAGAQVADVHRFGGDGAPTALRDPRIRAAILISAPPFYGEGDPTPIVGSIGIPTLHISATQDEIRIPGYYSGAEDRVQLFDAIGGPHKALAMFSGGSHSMFTDRLNTGGETLNPQVKRATRELSLAYLRWVLDGDEAPLREWRARHAALLARWQGP, encoded by the coding sequence TTGCTGTTTGCCGCCGTGCTCGCAGGATGTGCGGGGCAGCGGAGCCCGTCGCTGGAGCCTGATCTGCCGGCGGTGCCCGGCATCCAGGCCGCCGACGACGGCACCCACCAATGGCAGGACTTCGACTGGCGCGATCCCCAGCGCGGACGCGCCGTGCCGGTCCGGCTGTACTGGCCCCAGGGGGCGGCCCCCGCCGCGGGCTGGCCGGTGATCGTGTTCTCCCATGGCATGGGCGGCACGCGACGCGGCTACAGCTATCTGGGCCGCTACTGGGCCTCGCAGGGCTTCGTGGCCCTGCATGTCCAGCATGTGGGCAGCGACCGCCGCCTGTGGGAGGGCGGTTTCTCCTGGACCAATTCCCTCAACCTGGTGCTGCGCCTGCAGCAGGCCGCGCAGCCGCAGGAGGCCATCGACCGAACCCAGGACATGCGCTTCGCGCTGGACCAACTGCTGAAGGGACCGCTGGCCGGCCAACTCGATCCCCAACGCATCGTCGCCGCCGGGCATTCCTACGGCGCCAACACCAGCCTGCTGCTGGCGGGTGCCCAGGTCGCGGATGTCCATCGCTTCGGCGGCGACGGCGCGCCGACGGCCCTGCGCGATCCCCGGATTCGGGCGGCCATTCTGATTTCTGCGCCCCCGTTCTACGGCGAAGGCGATCCGACGCCCATCGTCGGCTCGATCGGCATTCCCACGCTGCATATCAGCGCGACGCAGGATGAGATCCGCATCCCCGGCTATTACTCGGGCGCCGAGGACCGGGTGCAATTGTTCGATGCGATCGGCGGCCCCCACAAGGCGCTGGCGATGTTCAGCGGTGGCTCGCACAGCATGTTCACCGACCGCCTGAACACCGGCGGCGAGACCCTCAATCCCCAGGTGAAGCGGGCGACCCGGGAGCTGAGCCTCGCCTACCTCCGCTGGGTGCTCGATGGCGACGAGGCGCCCCTGCGGGAATGGCGGGCCCGCCACGCCGCCTTGCTGGCCCGGTGGCAGGGCCCGTGA
- a CDS encoding GGDEF domain-containing protein — MSEVVEHLAELTGFRDRDVMDVTLVTALRDLLTGPASVAIYRCVGEPGQQRWLTRARLRATDTVATADSLWVDPDLLPRLADHARRLQCLTERSVLQDRDGEQWLTMFPLATERDVIGVLEVHTANRPKASAQRMIASVLRIYHNFQGLLDYSERDTLTGLLNRKTFDESFLKAVSELPLRPQHHGAGDERRHAEVHPRYWLGVLDIDHFKSINDRFGHLIGDEVLLLLSRLMRSSFRFNDLLYRFGGEEFVVLMRCEDEDDAAHAFERFRHNTEHYAFPQVGRITVSIGFTQIRAGDSPAGAFERADKAVYHAKGAGRNQVQSHATLVAQGRMSEANHLSDVELF; from the coding sequence ATGTCTGAGGTCGTTGAGCATCTCGCCGAATTGACAGGATTTCGTGACCGGGACGTCATGGACGTCACCCTGGTCACGGCCCTGCGCGATTTGCTCACCGGCCCCGCGTCCGTGGCGATTTATCGCTGCGTGGGCGAGCCCGGTCAGCAACGCTGGCTGACCCGCGCCCGGTTGCGCGCCACCGACACCGTGGCCACCGCCGATTCGCTGTGGGTCGATCCCGACCTGCTGCCGCGTCTGGCCGATCACGCCAGACGCCTGCAGTGCCTCACCGAACGCAGCGTGCTGCAGGACCGTGATGGCGAGCAGTGGCTGACGATGTTCCCGCTGGCGACCGAGCGCGATGTGATCGGCGTGCTGGAGGTCCACACGGCCAATCGGCCCAAGGCCTCGGCACAGCGCATGATCGCGAGCGTGCTGCGGATCTATCACAACTTCCAAGGTCTGCTGGACTACAGCGAGCGTGACACGCTGACCGGCCTGCTCAACCGCAAGACCTTCGACGAGAGCTTCCTCAAGGCCGTCTCCGAACTGCCGCTTCGTCCGCAGCACCATGGCGCCGGCGACGAACGACGCCATGCGGAAGTGCATCCGCGCTACTGGCTGGGCGTGCTGGACATCGACCACTTCAAGTCGATCAACGACCGCTTCGGCCATCTGATCGGCGATGAAGTGCTGCTGCTGCTGTCGCGGCTGATGCGCAGCAGTTTCCGCTTCAACGATCTGCTCTATCGCTTCGGCGGTGAGGAGTTCGTGGTGCTGATGCGCTGCGAGGACGAGGACGACGCCGCTCATGCATTCGAGCGTTTCCGTCACAACACCGAGCACTACGCCTTCCCGCAGGTGGGCCGCATCACGGTGAGCATCGGCTTCACCCAGATCCGCGCCGGTGACTCGCCGGCCGGCGCCTTCGAGCGCGCCGACAAGGCGGTCTACCACGCCAAGGGCGCGGGTCGGAACCAGGTTCAAAGCCACGCCACGCTGGTCGCCCAGGGTCGCATGTCTGAAGCCAACCACCTCAGCGACGTCGAGCTGTTCTAA